One window of Streptococcus suis genomic DNA carries:
- a CDS encoding DUF4825 domain-containing protein → MRKYLFLVSCLFLVFLAACQAEKSQEVNLEQYKTDYVGDNSKVSQLAALQDYPEGYTYDHIEIQSDKEPYQLTVFLKVDKASDKEAEELQSNSQSLFDLIGNLEQVAFVDAISQEEIAHFTRKD, encoded by the coding sequence ATGCGAAAATATTTATTTCTTGTTTCCTGTTTGTTCCTCGTCTTTTTAGCAGCCTGTCAGGCAGAAAAAAGCCAAGAGGTGAATCTGGAACAGTACAAAACAGACTATGTTGGTGACAATAGCAAGGTCAGTCAGTTAGCTGCTTTACAGGATTATCCTGAAGGTTATACTTATGACCATATCGAAATCCAATCAGACAAGGAACCCTATCAATTGACAGTATTTTTGAAGGTAGATAAAGCCTCTGACAAAGAGGCAGAGGAGCTCCAGTCAAACAGTCAGTCCCTATTTGACCTGATTGGCAATCTAGAGCAGGTGGCTTTTGTAGATGCGATCAGCCAAGAAGAAATTGCTCATTTTACTAGGAAAGATTGA
- a CDS encoding SDR family oxidoreductase, with the protein MRTILITGASGGLVQEMVPLLADDFLILLGRDVDKIEQLYAYHEKKAVFDVDIRDEAILTAFFEELDSQYGQIDILVNNAGYAIYDDFENFSSQQVQAMFDINTFALMTMCRLVGKRMKARKSGQIINIVSMSGLVATAKSSVYSATKFAAIGFSNTIRLELAKYGVAVTTVNPGPIATGFFDQADPDGSYQESVKAFLLQPDYVAKKIVAAMGTKRREVNLPWSLALAHKLYTLFPCLSDYLASTVFNLK; encoded by the coding sequence ATGAGAACCATTTTGATAACAGGCGCATCAGGTGGTTTGGTGCAGGAAATGGTTCCCCTCTTGGCAGATGATTTTCTGATTCTGCTGGGTCGCGACGTGGACAAAATCGAACAACTCTACGCCTATCATGAGAAAAAGGCTGTGTTTGATGTGGATATTCGTGACGAGGCGATTCTGACAGCTTTCTTTGAGGAGCTAGATAGCCAGTATGGGCAGATTGATATTCTGGTTAATAATGCTGGCTATGCGATTTACGATGATTTTGAGAATTTCTCTAGCCAGCAGGTCCAAGCTATGTTTGACATCAATACCTTTGCCCTGATGACCATGTGCCGTTTAGTAGGTAAGCGGATGAAGGCTAGAAAGTCTGGTCAGATCATCAATATTGTCTCCATGTCTGGTCTAGTAGCAACGGCCAAATCATCCGTTTATTCAGCAACCAAGTTTGCTGCTATTGGTTTTTCAAATACGATACGGCTAGAGTTAGCTAAGTATGGCGTTGCGGTGACGACAGTCAATCCAGGTCCCATTGCGACGGGCTTTTTCGATCAAGCAGATCCAGATGGTTCTTATCAGGAGAGTGTCAAAGCCTTTCTCCTTCAGCCAGATTACGTTGCCAAGAAAATTGTTGCGGCTATGGGAACCAAGAGACGTGAGGTCAACCTGCCTTGGTCACTAGCTCTCGCTCATAAACTTTATACCCTTTTTCCATGCCTGTCGGATTACTTAGCTAGTACTGTTTTTAATTTGAAATGA
- a CDS encoding cupin domain-containing protein yields the protein MTTKDFGKAPFVTNIEDATLENTNYRTALWTGELLQATLMSIPVGGDIGAEVHAENDQFLRVEQGKGRVIMGTDADNITLDTEVVPEFAIFIPKDTYHNVINIGDEDLKLYSIYGPAHHAHGTIHETQAIAMAAEEAEEADR from the coding sequence ATGACAACGAAAGATTTTGGTAAAGCACCATTTGTAACAAATATTGAAGACGCAACCTTGGAAAATACAAACTACCGGACAGCCCTTTGGACTGGGGAACTCTTGCAGGCGACCCTCATGTCGATTCCAGTTGGTGGGGATATTGGCGCGGAAGTGCATGCTGAAAATGATCAATTCTTGCGCGTGGAGCAAGGGAAGGGACGGGTTATCATGGGAACAGATGCGGACAACATTACCCTTGATACAGAAGTAGTTCCAGAATTTGCCATTTTCATTCCAAAAGATACCTACCACAATGTTATCAACATTGGCGATGAGGACTTGAAACTCTATTCTATCTATGGTCCTGCTCACCATGCGCATGGCACTATTCACGAGACTCAGGCTATTGCAATGGCTGCGGAAGAGGCAGAGGAGGCAGATCGCTAA